From the genome of Tachysurus fulvidraco isolate hzauxx_2018 chromosome 14, HZAU_PFXX_2.0, whole genome shotgun sequence:
attcattgatgtgttttttgaaCAGTGTATTTTGTGCCACCAAAATCTCAGCCCAATGTGAAAGCATATGATTACAAGACTTCTTAAAGTAGGATAATGTGTGTCCAGTCTCCAGCCTTAAAAGTATCATATAATATGTTGTATATGACTTATTTTCCTATACTACACAATGTTCAAACCAGGGTTTAAAGAGGTGAAATATTGATCcatcaaaaacataaaataataaaataggaaTATCTGTCTACAACTTAGCCCAAAGTTTTTCACTGCACCACTATTCCACCAAGCTCTTAATCATTTTCTCCATATTTTATGGTCTATTTTATTGAACACTTGACATGCACTGTCTATGTAGTATATAAGTGTATTACAGCCTTGCATTATGTACCTTTATTACAGGTAGTTAAGCACAGTGGTGAGTCTagatttttgtagtgagtatactgtgaccccccccccccccccagcctcatacgcacccatcctagagcgataccccataggcaccaccacactcactaatagataaaatatgcatctacatgtaatttagagcattattaaagactgcttatgtgttatcaacattccaatttattataagcaacaaaagacagtcagctgataaaacctgtgctccaggtcccatattcatataatgtagctcttaaaggtatagttcacccaaaaatgaaaattgtgttatttcctcaacctcaatttgttccaaaactatatgagtttctttcttctgtttaacacaaaggataatgttttgaaaaatgacacaattttcatttttgtgtgaattatacctttaagagctacatttagttttaactgttatatgaatatgggacctggagcacaggttttatcagctgtcaattttcaatgtacatttaagagtgaacaataaacatttgtaaaaatgtaataaaccaacactctttcattatgaactgaatgaactggtagtctacaaagctttccaaatacatttgtactagggctgtgggtgaaatgtcacccgaagctgctgtagctttaggcgcaggcttccgaacaCACTCAGAATGCAGTTTGAgttgctttcgtttcatatcatcttttacattagttagttaatttcaaatttgaaattaaaaaaaaaaaaaaaactcgccaagcaactcattttcctccttggtaggtgacgtcagatcaggtcacaggccacggaagccccaatggtccaaaaacgttagtgattcccaatcgcaaccacagtctgtgttcgcaacacagatgaggtgaatttatgaatattgttacgtatcctcccgctttttaagtgggtatacggaaatccttggcctttgggtatacggcgtatacctgcgtatcacgtagactacaccactggttaaGCATCCCATCACGCAGACTCTAGCACTTTATTATGTGCATGGTTGAATATTTAAAGATGATTCCATTTCAGACTGAAGagaggcaaaaaaacaaaacttaataCTTATTTTATCAAACCTTATGCTGACAACAGCATCACTTTCTGGCTGGAGGTGCAAGAAagacaaaaggaagaaaacttgcAAACTTGAAAAGTTCCAACTTTGCCATTTTATTTCCAAACACACCCAATATGCAGTGTGGATGTGGGCGTGGTCAGGACTATGGTAACTCTGATAATTAGTGTTACTCTGACAATGTAGAGTGAGAGACTCTATAAATAGCAGCAGGCAAAAATGAACAAGCTTCTTAATGGATTTAGCAGATATTAGCAGGTGAATTTCTGTTATAAACATGTTAGTTTTTGATTACTTTTTTTAGCTGCAATAATGGAAAGTCAAAATTGTCACATTGAAAAAGATTTGTACGAAATTAAAAGGTGATGGTCTTACAGAAGGTTCTATTCATGTTATGTTTAGTATTCTTTAgactataaacatttaaaaaaatgattgtaaTTTTATAATTTAGGTCTTCAAAAGATTGTATGAGGTATATGTTCATAATTCATGATCCTGTAGGCTGAAAAAATTCAATGAAATTCTGTTAAATAGGAGGAATCCAATTAggaaaaattaatataaaaatataaattttgcaTCAGTAATTAACTTTGCCTGTTAAAAGGTTAAAGAAAATTTCAGTTCTTGCTTCCTGCTGTTGTCCTTATATAACTGTAGCGTTGCCTACACCATAGAAGGCAACTGGTTAATGCATAtaactttttactgtataattcTGTACAGTAGTATACACACTAAAGTGacatttatacaataaaaaaataaggaaagtaTTGAGAGACAGgtgagtattattattgtttatatttctttcaGGTTTATTTAGGTGAAACAATGCATCAAAATGTCAAGGTCACATAATATATTTTACAGAATGTGTCAGtcataattgtttttgttttttttgtagtgtacaacctgtttttttttatatcagattTTCAGATTAGTTACAAGTCACGTCAAGtcattacacacagatacacactgcaGCATCAGACAGTTAATTTGGTGTAATGCTTAGCTTCTTTAGTTGATCATCAGGACAAAAATTTGTGAAAAATGCACTTTTCTCATGACATATGCATGTGTGCTGGAAGAGGATCTAAACCCCACAGGAAGTAAACAACATATTTGCATATACATTGCTTACTATTAGAGTTCCTCTTCACTGAGATAGCATTGaccaattcagttttatttaaaaaaaaaaaagctaaaatggGGCCTGGAGGTATGGTACCATAGAGGAATAATAATCCCCTCTCATAATGTTGgaaactcttaaaaaaaaggttctttgaAGTTTGGTACTCTTGGTACTGATAACTATCAGATAAAGCAGATAAAGTACTCTAACTCATTCCTCAACTTTTTTGAACCTaatgaaatcacctaaacaacaaAAGTTTACATATACTTGAATGTTTGgtcacattataaacacacaggttgacaaacagaggtttaaatggctttatttcatttccaCACCTGTGTCTTGCTGTAATTATAATTAGTGTCTATACATAAAAAGTCTGTGagttctcagctcatgaggtgatgcactgacttgatactgcaccatggggaagacaaaagaactgccaatggGCCTGGGTAAATAAGTTTAATAGCTTTAATAAGAAAATAGCTTTAAGTATTGTTCAAACTCTGACAAAGAGGTAGAAAATTAGAGGCTCTGTTGATACTAAGCCCTGGTCACGTAcaccaagaaagatttcacccactACTGCTAGAAGAATTGTTATTGAAAGGCAGTTATCCAATacttttatacattatacacattatacattattttatacagacTTTGGGCCGAGTTGGATACAAATTATCCTAAAAATTATATCTTAGTCATTAATTTTTGATGGCCCAATATTTTATACTAACCTTGGTCTAAACATTGCTTaatataggaaaataaaaatattgcaaCATATTATAAGATAACAACAAATATTtctgtatgtttaaaaaatctGCTGTTTCACCAAAGGTTAGATGATTAAAAAATCAAGAGACATATGAGCCATGGTATAAAGTATAAGTATAAAGTTAAAGGACCTACTGGGCACTTTATAGTCTAAACGTAAGTTGTATAGAGTCAACATTTAAAGTGATTTTTGCATTCGGTGGCAATAATTGAGTTAAGCATATTatctaattatataattataatattatattatgaaaatGTCATTTATCCATCTAATCAGCTAATATAGCGGTAAACTTGCTTGTGAAATGtctactctggataaggataaGGATGCCATAAATGGTTAACCATAAAGtgacagaggaaaaaacacagcATGGCATCTTTTTTAGAGAAGATGAATTTGTTATTGAACTACATGCTGCACATCACACAAAACTGTTTACACTGGTTACTGAGAAATGTCCATCAGTGTGGCTTCTTAAAGTAGCTGCTAGTGAGTGAAACCCCTAGCTACAAGTGCCCCACCCCAGTGTACTTTGGCCtcagatatttatatacaaGCAAATAGTACGTATTGGTCCTTCAATACAATCTAGCAAAATGCTTTCACAATTGATCAGCATTAACACTGTATGATTTGATTGTCTCCAGTTTCCAGATTTGCTTTGTTGTATGAACTATTATTTATGAAAAGTGGAATAAGGAAGTACAGTATAGGAACTGTGATGTTCCTACTGTATATGTTCAGTATGTTGTTTTTCTATTTCCTAGAACCATTTATAAAGGGAGCTCTTCCAGTGGTCCATCACTTGATTCATCAACCCCAGCATCATGATGCTCCTACTGAGGCTCACGCTACTCACCTGTAAGTTCTTCTGTGCTTTCCATATGAAATCCATGAGTGTGTTCTGTTAAATTAAGCCTGCATCTTAAGAGGAGAAATAGTAAACAATGTGGAGTTTGTTTCTTTTGGTAAGCTGCCTGTGTTTTCCTTACAGTACTTATTGCAGCCAACAGTTGGCTTGTTTCTGGAGGTAAAAACTGAATGTagtcaaacattttaaatagcTAAAATTAAAAATCTTACAGAGCAAATACTTCAGATATACTTGCACTAATATCTatgaaattaatttattgtttcaGAGAATATGATTACCTGCTATGGCAATATCCAGCACCTCGCTTGTGGTAAGTTCCTATAGTATGTAATAAACCTATGATTGGtatatgaaattattttattactacaGGAAACTAGATATTACAATACTCAATTTCTATAAAAGAGCAAGCTTCTGAGTTGCAAACAACAAACCATGACACagcatatatgtgtgtttgtttttggtttattgTGTCTTCAGACACTGGACTGATAAAGGTGAAGTCTACTATATATGGACGTACAAACCGTGACACCTGTAGTAATCGGCCCTCTTCTGAGGTCGCTAACGCCAACTGTGCCTTGAGTATTTCTACTATTGCTGACAGGTACATAGATTTCTTGGGCTATAACACATCAGTGGAATGGCCCATAATACACATGTTGTAGAATGTCCATGAGAAGTTACCACTTAAGCCATAGAGGATATTAAATGTCGTTTCCTCTCCAGCCTTTAGTTAATAAAATAGGAAATGTGTGTCaagttaataaaacagaaaatgcagcttgttaAGTAACCAATCAACTGGCATTGTCCTTTTACTGACTAGTATGGGTCTCCTTCcagtaatgataaataaaatatctgctTACCTTTAACATATTCACAATTACTTATTTTAGTTGTTGAATAAGTTATTTATGATTTGTCTTTGAATATTGCAgataatttacattttagatatagatataatattggtgtatgttatttattataatttctgAAGAAACAATATCATAACACTGGTTACAGCATTTGGTCTACTGTATATACCCCAAATAGGTGCAATGGACTAAGAGAGTGTGAGGTAAAGACTGATTTACTTGGCAACCCTGACCCATGTTTTGGAACTTACAAGTACTACAACACCACGTATGACTGCATCAGTGGCCGTAAGTATTGCAGACAATTATGGAAATGGCATCAAAGTACTGAAGAAGGATGCTCAGTACTTAGACAACAATACTGACTGCATATATAGACATTAGTAGATGTCTATAGAGATATATGTACCAAATCAGTGCATGTCTAAACTAATCCAGATGGATTCACTGACagattctttctttccttctttcttaaaaaaaatctgtatagtCCAGTTATGCATTTTTCAATGTCCTTCTTAATTtctgaaagaaacaaagaaacaaagaaacaaagaaacaaagaaagtaagaaacaaagaaagaaagcactaATATACCCAACTAGAAACTAGCAAGTTAAAGAAACAGATAGAATATTTAGCTCCTTCTAGTGTATATTTTGGCATAGTAGTTTATGATGCTAtttatgaatacattttatatttactgttgTCTGGtgtatttgtttctttaaatctCAGATGTTATGTAACACTTTTAATACTGTACTCagaagtttttgtttgtttttaattatactAGTTTATCCACACACTGAGTACATATTGTGTCCTTTCTTTAGAGAACATTGTGATCTGTGAGCAAGGCTACAGCACGCTGGACTGTGGTAAGATCTTTAGATCCTTATTGTTGGGCTGCTGAGCATTTTAACACTTTTGATGTTGCCATTGGTCTACTGCAATTTCACATATTTCTCTGTGCAGGAGATGGTTCTATTCAGATCATAAATGCAAACTATGGCCGTGCTGATTCAGTAACCTGCGTAAATGGACTTTTGAGCAGTTTGTTCCAGAACACCAACTGTTACGCTCCAAACACACTCTCCAAAGTGGCCTCAATGTACCCTTCTTTATATGATcttataaatgtatgtaaagaAGCAGCATGTTTACTTCTACTTATTAacattttactttcatttaaagGTGTAATGGAAAGAACAATTGCACTGTACAATCTTCATACACCATCTTTACCGATCCGTGCATTGGGACTCTTAAATACCTCACTGTGTCCTACAAGTGCAATAGTGAGTAATCTGAGCTTCTTGTTGAATTCTTTTAGGAATCTTGGATAAACAGGAATGAACCAAAGCACTTTCTGACATCTGAGCTATGACTAAAAGTAGGCTAGAACAAATAGAAAACATTGATCCAAGGTTAGGTTCCTACCAGGATGCTGATTCTGGTGTAGTCAGGTGTTTACTATGAAAAAACACAGTATGACTTTATTTTTCAAATGTGCCTGCATTGTTAATAGCAATTTTATTTcaagtatatttaaaatatataatgtttttcttgttaTGCTAGTAAAAAGgatattatttgttaaaaagGATATTCAGAGTAATTTTAGAACTTTTGTCACACAATCTGTACAAAAATGACAGAGCAAACCAAATAATTCATCAATGAATCTGTTTCTTGCAGGGACACTTGTGACCTGTGAAGGCAATACTGCTGTACTGACATGTGGTTtgtgttcattattttcttcattGTTCTGATCTACCTTTTAATTTAGCTACATaataaagattattttataCACTACATATTATAGAACAATCATTTTAAGACAATAAGCACTATAAATACATGTCCTAGAAAAGCTATGTAGTGATAACTATTACCACAAGACATTAATGTTGGTCTTTTTTcgctgattttcttttttaactgttttgCTAACCTATTATCCCCTGTGTAAAATGGTTCAAACTTTAGGTGCTCGCCGTATAAATATTATCAGCGCTAACTACGGCCGAACCGATTCCACCACATGTTCTTCGGGACGACCTGCCAGTCAACTCACTGTCACAAACTGCTACACACCTGATGCACTAAATAAAGTTGCAGCTAGGTAATGGAAAGATGTACCTAAACTGTGATTTTTCATCATTAAAATATATGACTGCTATCATTAAAATATGATAATGATATTTATGGGTACAATTTAAATCAAAATCTGTTGTTTTGCAGATGTGAGGGACAGAGCAGCTGTAATGTGCCTGCTACAAATGATGTCTTCTCTGACCCATGTTTTCTCACTTATAAGTACCTGACAGTTGTTTACTCCTGTTTCTAACTGTAGGTTTCTCTTTCTTATATATCAAATACATAAAGGATTTAtacattgtttaaataaaaaaatcactaataATCACAATCACTTATTAAAGGCAAAGGAAACTTTatataaaaggttttttttagaaatatatattttctatttttaatctgTATTATTTAATGTTACAACTTTTATCTTGTTCCCATTGTCTTTAATGCTGTTGACAGAATAACGCAAGGGAACCCAGCTTAATCTCCATTGGCCTCTTTTCAGTCTGAAGCAAAGACCAGATTCTTAATATGCATCCATCAGCCCATACAGTGTGGGATTTTTGGTTTTGGTGTACTTAATATTTGCATGTTATATAATCAACTGTTGTAATGATTGTATTTCTGAAGCTAAACATATGTGCTATTTACAGTACTAATGATTATACAATAAAGTAAACTCTAAATGCAAGCATAAGCGTGATGAGATTTGTGTGACTTTATTTGGAAAATTCACCTTCCAAACCATGATCCAATAAACAAAGTCCATAAATATTGCTCAAGCAGAGAGGTGCAAATAGTTATTAACAGGCAGACAACTGGTAAACAGTCCAAGGCTGTTATGCAAGCAGACACATTTAAGAGATA
Proteins encoded in this window:
- the LOC113656246 gene encoding rhamnose-binding lectin-like: MMLLLRLTLLTLLIAANSWLVSGENMITCYGNIQHLACDTGLIKVKSTIYGRTNRDTCSNRPSSEVANANCALSISTIADRCNGLRECEVKTDLLGNPDPCFGTYKYYNTTYDCISGQNIVICEQGYSTLDCGDGSIQIINANYGRADSVTCVNGLLSSLFQNTNCYAPNTLSKVASMCNGKNNCTVQSSYTIFTDPCIGTLKYLTVSYKCNRTLVTCEGNTAVLTCGARRINIISANYGRTDSTTCSSGRPASQLTVTNCYTPDALNKVAARCEGQSSCNVPATNDVFSDPCFLTYKYLTVVYSCF